From Geomonas agri, one genomic window encodes:
- a CDS encoding short chain dehydrogenase, translating into MKIIVVGATGTIGKAVAKLLATEHEVVKVAFRSGDHRVDMSSKESIEKMFREVGPFDAMACAAGVAHFGPLAELSDEDFQTGLSGKLMGQVNLVRVGMNYINDNGSFTLTSGILSHQPMPGSTSISMINAGLEGFVRAAALELPRNLRINVVSPPWVKETLEALGMDPSGGMPAQQVAQAYWSSIHGTRSGVVINARDFS; encoded by the coding sequence ATGAAGATCATAGTGGTAGGAGCAACGGGGACCATTGGCAAGGCCGTAGCCAAGCTGCTTGCCACCGAGCACGAGGTGGTCAAAGTCGCCTTCAGAAGCGGCGATCACCGGGTTGACATGTCCAGTAAGGAGTCCATCGAAAAGATGTTCCGGGAGGTGGGGCCGTTCGACGCAATGGCCTGCGCCGCCGGTGTGGCGCACTTTGGTCCGCTCGCGGAACTCTCCGACGAGGACTTTCAGACCGGCCTGTCGGGGAAACTCATGGGGCAGGTAAACCTGGTCCGGGTGGGCATGAACTACATCAACGACAACGGCTCCTTCACCCTCACCAGCGGCATCCTGAGCCATCAGCCCATGCCGGGGAGCACCTCGATCAGCATGATCAACGCGGGGTTGGAAGGGTTCGTGCGGGCAGCGGCACTGGAACTGCCCCGCAACCTGAGGATCAACGTGGTCAGCCCTCCATGGGTGAAGGAAACCCTGGAGGCACTGGGGATGGATCCCTCAGGCGGCATGCCGGCGCAACAGGTGGCCCAGGCATACTGGTCCAGCATCCACGGCACGCGCAGCGGCGTGGTCATCAACGCCAGGGACTTCAGCTAG
- a CDS encoding mucoidy inhibitor MuiA family protein gives MNMRMIPLSLLLLLSSSLALAAQSTAITAPSKITSVTVYSDTAQVTRQATVALKTGTNLVTLENLPQLMAEESLRAEGKGTGRARIAGITVKNVFLDRSKDQRVRELEDEIARLNRKVEAIEARRKALAAQRAFVDSIRVGWGERISKELSLGKPTTSELSEAVRFVGDNTGKIEEEIYDAEAAKKPIQEQISALKKQLEQYRAEPLKEVRSVQVAIEAERDMNFDLDLTYLVAQASWAPSYDVRLAPDGKDALLTYRAQVWQKSGENWPQVRLTLSTASPASGGGAPELSPWRVSFYEPPRPMPYLSRSKMAVGAAAPAAPPPPEATFERTPAEDRMEPAGFVPAEVGQGQTSVQFQVAQPVDVPTDGTRATSVVAAETVPVSAEYVTVPKLSPRVYLKSTVVNRTPFPLLAGEASIFNDATFVGKSRLKTVASGEEFDLYFGSDDQVKVKREVARVKKKGGIISGNSVTYHVTMELENFKQRLVTVSLKDQQPLPGNAEIKVTVEDAAPKPSETKEDGTLVWKVDLALSEKKKISYDLVIEYPKGRELVGLE, from the coding sequence ATGAACATGAGGATGATCCCCCTCTCCCTGTTGCTGCTTCTTAGCTCGTCACTCGCCCTCGCGGCGCAGAGCACCGCCATCACCGCGCCTTCCAAGATCACCTCGGTGACCGTCTATTCCGACACGGCCCAGGTGACCCGCCAGGCAACCGTTGCGCTCAAGACAGGCACCAACCTGGTGACACTGGAAAACCTGCCGCAGTTGATGGCCGAGGAATCGCTTCGCGCCGAAGGCAAGGGAACCGGACGCGCCCGCATTGCCGGGATCACGGTCAAGAACGTCTTCCTGGACCGCAGCAAGGACCAGCGCGTACGCGAGCTTGAAGATGAAATCGCCCGGCTGAACCGCAAGGTGGAAGCGATCGAGGCGCGGCGCAAGGCACTCGCGGCCCAGCGCGCGTTCGTCGACTCCATTCGCGTCGGCTGGGGTGAGCGCATCTCCAAGGAACTCTCTCTCGGCAAACCAACCACGAGCGAACTCTCCGAAGCCGTCCGCTTCGTGGGTGACAATACTGGCAAGATAGAGGAAGAAATCTACGACGCCGAGGCCGCCAAAAAACCCATCCAGGAGCAGATCTCCGCCCTGAAAAAGCAACTGGAGCAGTACCGGGCGGAGCCCCTGAAGGAAGTGCGCTCGGTCCAGGTGGCCATCGAGGCGGAGCGGGACATGAATTTCGACCTCGATCTCACCTACCTCGTGGCCCAGGCAAGTTGGGCGCCGAGCTACGACGTGCGCCTCGCCCCGGACGGCAAGGACGCCCTCCTTACCTACCGCGCCCAGGTGTGGCAAAAGAGCGGCGAAAACTGGCCGCAGGTGAGGCTCACCCTCTCCACCGCGAGCCCCGCCTCCGGTGGTGGCGCGCCAGAACTGTCGCCGTGGCGCGTCTCCTTTTACGAGCCCCCGCGCCCAATGCCGTACCTCTCCCGTAGCAAGATGGCGGTCGGCGCCGCAGCACCTGCCGCGCCCCCGCCTCCCGAAGCGACCTTCGAGAGAACGCCCGCCGAGGATCGTATGGAACCGGCTGGCTTCGTGCCGGCAGAGGTCGGCCAGGGACAGACTTCGGTCCAGTTCCAGGTAGCGCAACCGGTGGACGTTCCCACCGACGGCACCCGCGCCACCAGCGTCGTCGCCGCCGAGACCGTTCCCGTCAGCGCGGAATACGTGACGGTGCCCAAGCTCTCCCCGCGGGTCTACCTCAAATCAACCGTGGTCAACCGCACCCCGTTCCCGCTGCTGGCCGGCGAGGCCAGCATCTTCAACGACGCCACCTTCGTCGGTAAAAGCCGCCTGAAGACGGTTGCTTCCGGCGAAGAGTTCGACCTTTACTTCGGCAGTGACGACCAGGTAAAAGTGAAGCGCGAAGTGGCGCGGGTCAAGAAGAAAGGGGGCATCATCAGCGGCAACAGCGTCACCTACCACGTCACCATGGAACTCGAGAACTTCAAGCAACGTCTGGTCACCGTGTCCCTCAAGGACCAGCAACCGCTCCCGGGTAACGCCGAGATCAAGGTCACGGTAGAAGACGCTGCCCCGAAGCCCTCGGAGACCAAGGAGGACGGGACCCTGGTGTGGAAAGTGGACCTGGCACTCTCCGAGAAAAAGAAGATTTCGTACGACCTCGTCATCGAATATCCCAAGGGGAGGGAACTGGTCGGGCTGGAATAG
- a CDS encoding response regulator, translating to MKLLAIDDNQDNLLTLSALMKTFLPEAQLITSQSAQDGIRRAGMEAPDTILLDIQMPGMDGFEATRRLKASPATQHIPVILVTAHRSDSACRVMGLECGADAFLSKPFDEAELVAQIKAMVRIKRSEDALREERDSLEALVQRRTAQLSQAYQEQKEHLELLAQNEARYSRAVRGTSDGLWDWDLVSNEYYYSPRWKELLGFADDELENRPETFFSRVHPDDLPEVQEALCAHFLGQTPFDLELRLRTRGEEYLRVCCRGQAEWDGAGEPVRMSGAITDMTERQLMEEQLRQAQKMEAVGQLAGGVAHDFNNVLTVIAGYANILKMDLIPESDQHGLAEQIVAAAERAAQLTRGLLAFSRKQAMSPQRCDLGDIVCHVEQFLGRVIGEDIQLKTEILPEPLPVQVDLAQIEQVLINLAANARDAMPGGGVFTIATGMREGGGHGVGGTAGPHAVIIVADNGEGMDEETSRRIFEPFFTTKEVGKGTGLGMAIVYGIVQQHKGNITVSSNPGQGTVFTIELPLVEAGAALQPVAAQTTSPQTGSETILVAEDDPNVRSLVDMVLSRHGYQVILAEDGEEVVHRFRAEQDGIELVLMDIIMPRKNGIEAYAEIKKIQPEAKVLFTSGYTADFIQSRGMKEGVELIMKPVQPMELLRKVREVLER from the coding sequence ATGAAGCTTCTTGCTATCGACGACAACCAGGACAACCTGCTCACTTTGAGCGCGCTGATGAAGACCTTTCTCCCCGAGGCGCAGCTCATCACCTCGCAATCGGCGCAGGACGGCATCCGCAGGGCGGGGATGGAAGCCCCGGACACGATCCTGCTCGACATCCAGATGCCGGGCATGGACGGCTTCGAGGCCACCCGGCGCCTGAAGGCTTCCCCTGCCACCCAGCACATCCCGGTCATCCTGGTCACCGCCCACAGAAGCGACTCCGCCTGTCGCGTGATGGGGCTCGAGTGCGGCGCAGACGCCTTCCTCTCCAAGCCCTTCGACGAGGCGGAGCTGGTGGCCCAGATCAAGGCAATGGTGAGGATCAAGCGCTCCGAGGACGCGCTGCGTGAAGAGCGGGATTCCCTGGAGGCGCTGGTGCAGCGTCGCACTGCCCAGTTGTCGCAAGCATACCAGGAACAAAAAGAACACCTGGAGTTGCTGGCGCAGAACGAGGCGCGCTATTCGCGCGCGGTGCGCGGCACCAGCGACGGCCTGTGGGACTGGGACCTGGTCAGCAACGAGTATTACTATTCCCCGCGATGGAAGGAGCTTCTGGGCTTCGCCGACGACGAGCTGGAAAACCGGCCCGAGACCTTTTTTTCCCGGGTGCACCCCGACGACCTCCCCGAGGTCCAGGAGGCACTGTGTGCGCACTTTCTCGGGCAGACCCCCTTCGACCTGGAGCTCAGGCTGAGGACCCGGGGCGAAGAATACCTGAGGGTGTGCTGCCGCGGCCAGGCGGAGTGGGACGGCGCCGGGGAACCGGTCCGCATGTCGGGCGCGATTACCGATATGACTGAGCGGCAGCTGATGGAGGAGCAACTGCGCCAGGCCCAGAAGATGGAGGCGGTGGGCCAGCTTGCCGGCGGGGTCGCACACGACTTCAACAACGTCCTTACCGTGATCGCCGGTTACGCCAACATCCTCAAGATGGATCTCATCCCGGAGAGCGACCAGCACGGGCTTGCCGAGCAGATCGTGGCAGCCGCCGAGCGTGCCGCCCAGCTTACCCGTGGCCTGCTCGCCTTCAGCCGCAAGCAGGCCATGAGCCCGCAGCGCTGCGACTTGGGCGACATCGTGTGCCATGTCGAGCAGTTCCTGGGACGCGTCATCGGCGAGGACATCCAGCTCAAGACCGAAATCCTGCCCGAGCCGTTGCCGGTTCAGGTCGACCTGGCCCAGATCGAGCAGGTGCTGATCAACCTGGCAGCCAACGCCCGCGACGCCATGCCCGGGGGAGGTGTCTTCACCATAGCCACCGGGATGCGCGAGGGGGGCGGTCACGGGGTGGGGGGGACGGCCGGGCCGCATGCGGTGATCATCGTCGCCGACAACGGGGAGGGCATGGACGAGGAAACGAGCCGCAGGATCTTCGAACCGTTCTTCACCACCAAGGAGGTGGGGAAGGGGACCGGGCTGGGCATGGCCATCGTGTACGGGATCGTGCAACAGCATAAGGGGAACATCACGGTTAGTAGCAACCCTGGGCAGGGGACGGTGTTCACCATCGAACTCCCCCTGGTCGAAGCGGGGGCGGCGCTGCAACCGGTCGCGGCGCAGACGACTTCGCCCCAGACCGGCTCAGAGACCATCCTGGTCGCCGAGGACGATCCCAACGTGCGCAGCCTGGTGGACATGGTGCTGAGCAGGCACGGCTACCAGGTGATCCTTGCTGAGGACGGCGAGGAGGTCGTCCACCGCTTCCGGGCTGAACAGGACGGGATAGAGCTGGTGCTGATGGACATCATCATGCCCAGGAAAAACGGCATCGAGGCCTACGCCGAGATCAAGAAGATTCAGCCCGAGGCGAAGGTGCTGTTCACTTCCGGCTACACCGCCGACTTCATCCAGAGCCGCGGCATGAAGGAAGGGGTGGAACTGATCATGAAACCGGTGCAACCGATGGAACTGCTGCGCAAGGTGAGGGAGGTACTGGAGCGTTAA
- a CDS encoding BamA/TamA family outer membrane protein: protein MKSLCLVVVALLCLVSVSHAAKFDTSFRYSTVETKHFAIHYHQGLEGVAGKAAGMAEDIYDKLTREFQWRPAEKTQVVLIDDSDFTNGLAITIPYNTIYLQVVPPSVSSTLGEYDDWLRTLFTHEFAHIVSADPARGYSKVTRTIFGKPLPWMDPLSVLLFLVTAPPNTFLPRWWHEGMATWAETKYTGQGRGKSSYYDMIFRSAVAEDNLPTVDQINGDVPDWPSGHLPYIYGYRLQRYIAETYGNDVAGRLALGHAGRFPYTISSPAKENFQGKTYREVYRDMTVSLREEQAARIAILSRQPFTQLTDIYDAGENLAAPRFSPDGNRIAFTRRDPHDHSSVVVTDAAGRKVAEFRRQLSDGILSWSPDGRSIYFTQAEMTRGFDLYQDLYVHDLERDCTRRLTEGQRLGEVQVSPDGKSFIAVASSRGSQNLVLINDVQGGKVVPLPLTAYTQERVSGPRFSPDGRAICYVLTDNAGTSTLRIYDLVQKSDRTLVTAGNTLAYPAWAPDASVIYYVSDETGVFNVFAYDLRDGKSYQVSHLLTGALQPEPSPDGTRLLLARYTSRGFKIAQMRVDRTQWREQRGPSLPLTRALPATTSQPAAASTASATSAAAAPSAPDQVSQSSPTFQVLEASTTSTAPENYTPLPTLAPRFWLPRLYVDGPNGAVVGAFTAGADVLGYHSYALSAAYSDQRKRGYYSLIYNNDSFYPTLTLQAHAEPYLYADLYQNGNDYWELNQAFTVQASIPINRLESNYRLLVGYEIADQKALSTLRPDGTLYGVPVFQGRRDNVFAGIDFDDVLKYPYSVSSEEGRRVSLLYRYYSRDLGSDINLSEYSATYQEYLRLPLQSPRHQVLYLRLSGALADGDLQYGQQAFQMGGPPSDLNKYPLRGYPVRSMAGKYIATGTLEYRAPIMYPLRGFGTVPAFAEKLHGALFVDAGQVWDNHRSFRGDETRVGAGLELRADVTLGYWVKVTPALGYAHGFNKGGEDQIYFTLYLGL, encoded by the coding sequence ATGAAATCGTTATGTCTTGTTGTCGTCGCACTGTTATGCCTGGTATCCGTCTCTCATGCCGCAAAGTTCGACACCTCGTTCCGGTATTCCACCGTCGAGACCAAGCACTTCGCCATCCATTACCACCAGGGGCTGGAAGGGGTGGCCGGCAAGGCCGCCGGGATGGCCGAAGATATCTACGACAAGCTGACCCGGGAGTTCCAGTGGCGGCCTGCCGAAAAGACACAGGTGGTGCTGATCGACGACAGCGACTTTACCAACGGCCTGGCCATCACCATCCCCTACAACACGATCTACCTCCAGGTGGTTCCCCCCAGCGTCTCCTCGACGCTTGGTGAATACGACGACTGGCTCAGGACGCTGTTCACCCACGAGTTCGCGCACATCGTTTCCGCCGACCCGGCACGCGGCTACTCGAAAGTCACCCGTACCATCTTCGGCAAGCCCCTCCCCTGGATGGACCCGCTGTCTGTCCTGCTGTTCCTGGTCACCGCGCCCCCCAATACTTTCCTGCCGCGCTGGTGGCACGAGGGGATGGCGACCTGGGCCGAGACCAAGTACACCGGGCAGGGCCGCGGCAAGAGCAGTTACTACGACATGATCTTCCGCAGCGCAGTCGCCGAGGATAACCTGCCCACGGTGGACCAGATCAACGGCGACGTGCCCGACTGGCCCTCTGGGCATCTCCCGTACATCTACGGCTACCGCCTGCAGCGCTATATAGCTGAGACCTACGGCAACGACGTGGCCGGGAGACTAGCTCTCGGCCACGCGGGGCGCTTCCCCTACACCATCAGCAGCCCGGCCAAAGAAAACTTCCAAGGTAAAACGTACCGTGAGGTGTACCGGGACATGACCGTGTCGCTCAGGGAGGAGCAGGCCGCACGCATTGCCATCCTGTCCCGGCAACCTTTCACCCAGCTGACGGACATCTACGACGCGGGCGAGAACCTGGCGGCACCGCGTTTCTCCCCAGACGGCAACCGCATCGCCTTCACCAGGCGCGATCCGCACGACCACTCCAGCGTCGTCGTTACCGATGCCGCCGGGCGTAAGGTGGCAGAGTTCAGGCGCCAATTATCCGATGGTATCCTGAGCTGGTCCCCCGACGGCAGGAGCATCTATTTCACCCAGGCCGAGATGACCCGCGGCTTTGACCTGTACCAGGATCTCTACGTCCACGACCTGGAGCGTGACTGCACCAGGCGGCTTACCGAGGGCCAGCGACTGGGCGAGGTCCAGGTGAGCCCCGACGGCAAGTCCTTCATCGCCGTCGCCAGCAGTCGGGGCAGCCAAAACCTGGTCTTGATCAACGACGTGCAGGGTGGAAAAGTCGTACCGTTGCCCCTCACCGCCTACACTCAAGAGCGCGTGTCCGGCCCGCGCTTCTCTCCCGATGGCCGTGCCATCTGCTACGTCCTCACCGACAACGCCGGAACCAGCACTCTCAGGATCTACGACCTGGTTCAGAAGTCGGACCGTACCCTTGTCACTGCGGGCAACACCCTCGCCTACCCCGCCTGGGCTCCCGATGCGTCCGTCATCTACTATGTCTCCGACGAGACCGGTGTCTTCAACGTCTTCGCCTACGACCTGCGCGACGGCAAGAGCTACCAGGTAAGCCACCTGTTGACCGGTGCGCTGCAGCCCGAGCCCTCGCCCGACGGCACCCGTCTGCTGCTGGCGAGATATACCTCGCGCGGTTTCAAGATTGCCCAGATGCGCGTAGACCGCACCCAGTGGCGTGAGCAGCGCGGTCCCTCCCTCCCCCTGACCCGCGCGCTTCCGGCAACCACGTCGCAGCCAGCCGCCGCCTCTACCGCCTCTGCGACCTCTGCCGCGGCAGCTCCGTCTGCGCCGGACCAGGTTTCCCAGTCCTCCCCGACCTTCCAGGTTTTGGAAGCTTCCACCACCAGCACCGCGCCAGAGAACTACACCCCCCTCCCCACCCTCGCGCCGCGCTTCTGGCTCCCGCGCCTGTACGTCGACGGTCCCAATGGTGCCGTGGTCGGTGCCTTCACCGCTGGCGCCGATGTCCTCGGCTACCACAGCTACGCCCTGAGCGCGGCCTACAGCGACCAACGCAAGCGGGGATACTACAGCCTCATCTACAATAACGACTCCTTCTACCCGACCTTGACCCTGCAGGCGCACGCTGAGCCCTACCTGTACGCCGACCTGTACCAGAACGGCAACGACTACTGGGAGTTGAACCAGGCCTTTACGGTGCAGGCATCCATCCCGATCAACCGGCTTGAGTCCAACTACCGCCTGCTGGTCGGCTACGAAATTGCGGACCAGAAGGCGCTTAGCACCCTGCGGCCCGACGGGACCCTCTACGGCGTCCCCGTCTTCCAAGGACGCCGCGATAACGTCTTTGCCGGCATCGACTTCGACGACGTGCTCAAATACCCCTATTCGGTCAGCTCCGAAGAAGGACGGCGCGTCTCGCTGCTGTACCGCTACTATTCGCGCGACCTTGGAAGCGATATCAACCTATCCGAGTACAGCGCCACCTACCAGGAGTACCTGCGCCTCCCCTTGCAGTCGCCCCGGCACCAGGTGCTCTACCTGCGCCTTTCCGGCGCCCTCGCCGACGGCGACCTGCAGTACGGGCAACAGGCCTTCCAGATGGGAGGTCCCCCTTCCGACCTGAACAAGTACCCCCTGCGCGGCTACCCGGTGCGCTCCATGGCCGGCAAATACATCGCCACCGGCACCCTGGAGTACCGCGCTCCCATCATGTACCCCCTGCGCGGCTTCGGCACCGTCCCGGCCTTCGCGGAGAAGCTGCACGGGGCACTCTTCGTGGACGCCGGCCAGGTCTGGGACAACCACCGGTCCTTCCGCGGCGACGAGACCAGGGTGGGCGCGGGATTGGAACTGCGCGCAGACGTGACCCTGGGGTACTGGGTCAAGGTGACCCCGGCGCTCGGTTATGCCCACGGTTTCAACAAAGGCGGGGAAGATCAGATATACTTCACGCTGTACCTCGGCCTCTAG
- a CDS encoding putative sensor domain DACNV-containing protein, with product MPIKNKTPRHLAEFVCTELRKRKAAVPDDEVITELMETMYYSSLRTEESEPVLFHMVFLDPSQPDPKPPRNPARDRWSYIPFADPIPFTVSNVVKIAKSTDLRTSSFVIWPDQLDQLYIWGLVDQQNRFHKFLNRSAEVEVERPGVFQASVEGIGIIAVYMRYEKVAELRVNELVRHSLDLFREGPVRELLAPGIDRFLHGVRSHIPDDIYQAPGAGDELHAQQWISVLCRILLRIQKIKNGGAILITPQITPDDLNVKYGINYDRLPTSLQSNAVTKIKSDYLERHLLGHGEARLKELSADQFQQLRRLEKELRANKNEIDGVIWFIALLTRVDGLVVMDPNLVVRGYGVEIKNWQEPDQVFIATDRFGSEAKQRPVSYNHFGTRHRSMMRYCSQNPGSLGFVISQDGEVRVMTLLGERLVMWENIKLKYYSYASKKK from the coding sequence ATGCCGATCAAGAACAAGACCCCGCGCCACCTGGCTGAATTCGTCTGCACCGAACTGCGCAAGCGCAAGGCCGCTGTGCCCGACGACGAGGTCATCACCGAGCTCATGGAGACCATGTACTACTCCAGCCTCCGCACCGAGGAGTCGGAGCCGGTACTGTTCCACATGGTCTTTCTGGACCCGAGCCAGCCCGACCCAAAGCCGCCCCGCAATCCGGCGCGTGACCGCTGGAGCTATATCCCCTTCGCCGACCCGATCCCCTTCACCGTCTCCAACGTGGTCAAGATCGCCAAGTCCACCGACCTGCGCACGTCCTCCTTCGTGATCTGGCCGGACCAACTGGACCAGCTCTACATCTGGGGCCTCGTTGACCAGCAAAACCGCTTCCACAAGTTCCTGAACCGCTCCGCCGAGGTTGAGGTGGAACGCCCCGGCGTGTTCCAGGCCAGCGTCGAGGGGATCGGCATCATCGCGGTCTATATGCGTTACGAGAAGGTGGCTGAATTGAGGGTGAACGAGTTAGTCCGTCACTCGCTGGACCTGTTCCGGGAAGGGCCGGTACGCGAGCTTTTGGCTCCGGGCATCGACCGCTTCCTGCACGGCGTGCGCAGCCATATCCCCGACGACATCTACCAGGCCCCGGGGGCCGGCGACGAGTTGCACGCCCAGCAGTGGATCTCCGTGCTGTGCCGGATCCTGCTCAGGATCCAGAAGATCAAGAATGGCGGTGCCATCCTGATCACGCCGCAGATCACTCCGGACGACCTCAACGTGAAGTACGGCATCAATTACGACCGGCTCCCCACCTCGCTACAGTCCAACGCGGTCACCAAGATCAAGTCCGATTACCTGGAGCGGCACCTGCTCGGCCACGGCGAGGCCCGCCTAAAGGAGCTCTCCGCGGACCAGTTCCAACAGCTGCGGCGCCTTGAGAAGGAATTGCGGGCCAACAAGAACGAAATTGACGGCGTCATCTGGTTCATCGCGCTGCTGACGAGGGTGGACGGACTGGTGGTCATGGACCCGAACTTGGTGGTGCGCGGCTACGGCGTGGAGATAAAGAACTGGCAGGAGCCCGACCAGGTCTTCATCGCCACCGATCGATTCGGCAGCGAGGCTAAGCAACGTCCGGTGAGTTACAACCACTTCGGGACCCGGCACCGCTCCATGATGCGCTACTGCAGCCAGAACCCAGGCAGCCTAGGCTTCGTGATCTCCCAGGACGGAGAGGTCCGGGTCATGACCCTGTTGGGCGAGCGCCTGGTGATGTGGGAGAACATCAAGCTGAAGTACTACAGCTACGCGTCCAAGAAGAAATAG